The Vibrio tritonius genomic sequence CTCTTTCTATTTTCGAGGCAAATCGCGCAACTTGATGGTGTTGCTGCTGCTGGGGGTTATTTTGGGCGCGCTGTTTGGCAACATGTCTTCCTTTATTACCATGCTAATGGATCCGAACGACTTTGCGACGCTACAGAGCAACATGTTCGCCAGCTTCAATAATGTGAATATTGATCTGGTGTACATCACCACGCCGTTATTGATAGGGGTCGCGATTGTGCTGTTTCGTATGCATCGAGTGCTTGACGTATTTTGGCTCGATCAAGATAACGCCATCAGCCTTGGGGTAGATGTGCACCGTGAAACTCGTAATGTGCTGCTTTTGAGCGCCGTATTGATTTCAATTTCCACGGCGTTAGTTGGCCCGGTGATGTTCTTTGGCTTATTGGTAACTAACTTAACCCGTGAATGGTTTCATACCTATCGTCATCGTACGCTGCTCATCGCTTGTTCTGCGATGTCGGTATGTGCATTGCTTTCTGGGCAATGGGTGATCGAGAAAGTATTCAATTTCGGTACGACCTTGAGCGTCGTGATCAATTTTATCGGTGGGGCGTATTTCTTATCCTTGCTGATTCGTAACAAAGTGGCTTAATTATGATCAAACTCGATAAACTGACCAAACTGTTCGGCCAAAAGAAAGTCGTTCATCAGGCAAGCGCCGAATTTGAAAAAGGCAAGGTAACCTCCATTATCGGCCCAAACGGGGCTGGGAAGAGTACGTTATTGTCGATGGCGAGCCGTTTGATTAGCCGTGATGAAGGCCAAGTGTGGATTGACAGCAAAGAGCTGGTGGATTGGGATACCAAAGCTTTAGCTAAACGCCTTTCCGTATTGCGCCAAGCGAATAACATCACGATGCGTTTTACCATTCGTGAATTGGTTTGTTTTGGCCGTTTTCCCCATTCACAAGGTAAGCTGACCGCAGAAGATCACAAAGTGGTAGACCAAGCCTTAGAATACCTCGGTATTAAAGGGATTGAGCATCAATATCTGGATGAACTCAGTGGTGGTCAGCGCCAGATGGCTTTTATAGCCATGGTGATGGCGCAAGACACTGATTACATCTTTTTAGATGAGCCGCTGAACAATTTAGACATTAAGCACTCGTTAAAAATTATGGCGACCATTCAGCGTTTGGCTCACGAGCTGCAAAAAGCGGTGGTGATCGTTATTCACGATATTAACTTTGCGTCGTGTTACTCCGACACCATTATCGCGTTAAAGCGCGGTGAAGTGGTAGCCACAGGTCCTGTACATGAAGTGATTGATGAAGCGGTGTTGGCAGATATATACGAAACTCCATTTAAAGTGATTGAACAAGACGGCAAGAGAATGTGTTTGTATTACACCTAATGGTGCATCATGTCACAAAATTGAACATGTGATAAATCCATCCTTGGCGATACACTGTTTTCATAAAAACCATAAAAGGGCTCTATTTGAGCCCTTTTATTTATGTTTTTTATCGATGTTTATTTATGTTCTTTATCGATTTTATAGTTTGAAAAGCCACACAAAACTTCATTATCAATGACGATTTTGTGTGAGTTTTTATGCACTGCGTAGACTATAAATTGAATTATTTCACCCTCAAAAAAATTTGAATACTTGTCGGAGATCAAGAAAAAACTGTTTGTTTTGTAGAAAAAATAAAAACAAAGTTGAAAGATTCAAAAATTATTGAATAATGGTAGACTACAAAACGGAGAAGCACTCGCTTCAAACCATACTCAGAAACAGGATATAGCACCATGTCGAATTCTTATGTGTTGGTCATCAACTCTGGTAGCTCCTCGCTAAAATTTGCAGTCATCGATCCAGAAACCGGTGATGCAGTAGTCAGTGGTCTTGGTGAATGCTTTGGTCTACCAGAAGCTGAAATTAGCTGGAAATACCAAGGTGAGAAAACTGCAGAAGCGATCCCAGCAGGTGGCGACCACCATCAGTATGCGTTTGAACGCATTGTTAAACTTCTTGATACTCTTGGTCTAAGCGAGAAATTCGTTGCTGTTGGTCACCGCGTTGTTGCTGGTGGTGAAGCATTTAAAGGCACAGTTCGCGTAAACGAAGAAGTGGTTGCTGAAATCGAACGTCTAGCTGAGCTTGCTCCACTACACAACAAAGCAAACGCTGATGGTATTCGTGCTGCGATGGAAGTGTTCCCATCTCTACCTCAGTTCGCGATTTTTGATACTGCATTCCACCAAACTATGCCTGCTAAAGCGTTTATGTACGCTCTACCACACGAAATCTACGACGAATACAAAGTTCGCCGTTACGGTGCTCACGGTACTAGCCACTATTTCGTAAGCCGTGAAGCAGCAAAAGCTCTTGGTAAATCAGCGACAGATTGCAATGTAATTACCGTTCACTTGGGTAACGGCGCTTCTATCACTGCAGTGAAAAATGGTGAAAGCGTTGACACATCAATGGGCCTAACTCCTCTTGCGGGCGTGATGATGGGTACTCGTTGTGGTGACTTAGACCCAAGCGTTATCGAATTCCTAATGCGTAAAGGTTGGGATCAAGAAAAAATCTTTACGACATTGAACAAAAAATCTGGTTTCCTTGGTCTGTCTGGTAAAACCAGCGATGCTCGCGGCATTCAAGAAGCGATGGAAGCTGGTGATGAACGTGCGAAATTGGCGTTCGACGTATTTAACTACCGTGTTGCAAAATACATTGCGTCATACATGGTATCTGTAGGTGAAGGTTTAGATGCTATCGTGTTTACTGGTGGTATCGGTGAAAACTCTCTACCAGTACGTCATGAAGTATTGAATTATCTCAAAGTGTTTGGTTTCGTTGAAGATGAAAAAGGCAACGAAGCAGCACGCTTTGGTCAGTCAGGCATCATTGCTAAATCTGAAGTGATGGGTGCTGTAGCGATGGTTATTCCAACTAACGAAGAATTGGTTATTGCTCAAGACTGTGTAAGTTTACTGTAATTGCTCCACAACTCCAGTAAAACCTTAACCCCCTTTTCTCTACCCCGATGGAGATTAGGGGGTTTTTATTTACCCCCTTGCTCAGGTATTTTGGCTATGTAACGTGTTAAGCGTAATTGTCGCCAGTAGAGTAGGCGATGATTTGGCTTATCTCTGCCAACGAGCGACCTGAATCGGCGTGCCATTGTGCGAAAGCATCGTTGGTGGCATATAGCGCGCGTTTACTGGTTTTACCGCCCTCGAGCACTTTAGTGGCTCTTAGATAAGCTTCCACATCTTGCGTAAATAAAAACGTGTCTACCCCTAGCTGACGTAATGCGTATGGCCCGGTGTTACCACCAAGTCGCTGACCATGGTTTTTGAGATGAAGCCAAAGATCAACAATTCGTTCTTTGGGAAACTGCGCGACCCAAGCACCAAACGAACCATGTTCTAAGCGGATATCAAAAATCATCTGTGCGTTGGCGGGAATGGTCATTACTTTCGGCAGATAGCGAATGATACCAGGATTGGCAGCTTTCTCTTCCCACGCTTCATCAGGCTGCATCAACAGTGGCTCAATACGAAATTGAAAAAACAATTCCTCAAAGTTAGGCCATTTATCTCGAACCACTTTCCACTGAATACCGCATTGGAACACTTTCATGGTGAAGGCGGCTAACCAGCGATCATCGGGAATGTTAGCCACTTGCACGGAGCTTAAAGCTGGGTGTAACAGTGCTTCTAAAGACGCTACACCTCCCTTTCGTTCTACTGCCCGTTGATAAATAGAATCAAATTTTTCTACGGTCATACTCTTATCTTTTGATTTTTTTGAGGAAAATGAATCGTTAGTTTAACAAATTTCTACCTCAAAAGGAGTAACTTAACGTATTTACAATCAATTGCTAAATTAGCTGCTAATGTTAATGAAATTGGTGAATGCGATGTGAAAGCAGTTTCGTGATGACGTCGTCGATTTCATTGTAACAGTGTAATGGGGCGATGAGGCTGCAGACTGAGCATCACCGAAAAGGGCAGATATTATCAACTATGCTTTAGCAAGTTGCAGGATTTCTAAGGATTGAGACATGCAATGGTTCAAACAGTTCTCTATCACGCAAAAATTGGTTGGATTAGTGTTGTTATTGCTGGCATTACTGATAGGTGTTGTCGGTTATGCTGTGTTTAAAATGCAGCGAGTGGCAACAGAAATAGAAGTGATTGCCAATGAGAATATCCCATTGGTGAAATTAACCACTGAGATAACCACAAAGCAGTTACAAGGAGCGGTGTTACTTGAGCGAGCCTTGCGCATAAGTGGCATACCTTCTGAAGATGATGCTGCCTTACTTAACGAGTTTGATAAGACCATTCGCGAATCGGCTCTCTATTTTGATGAAAAAGTGGTGGTCGCTAGTGAGCTATTGAGAAAAGCGGTGGAACACGCGTTTACCGATAAGATGCGCGTGCGTTTACAGCAACTGGACAGCGAGCTACAAACGGTGATTGTTCATCACAAAGATTACGAGCGCGCCCTGTTTAATGTGTTAGATGAACTCAAATCCAATAAAGATGTAACTCGGTTAGCGAAGGCCGCCCATGAGGTAGAAGTACAACAAGACAGATTGGATGAGGAACTATCCGCTTTTTTATTTCGTCTTGAAGAAGCAACCGAGCGAGCCGTGGAGATAACTGAGCAAGAAGAGCATGAAGCATTGACCAATATGATCATCATCTCGAGTGCTTCGATTGCGTTTGGACTGATTTTTGGACTATTTTTCAGTCGAACCATCGTGAAAGGGGTCAATAAAGCAGCGTCTGTCGCTGATGAAATGGCCAAAGGTAACTTTGATCAGCACGTTGAAGTGACCTCTAATGATGAGGTCGGCAAACTTCTTAATTCAATGAATATTGTATGTGACTCGCTTAGCCAGTTAGTGGGCGATGTCATGGGCAGAGCCGATAATATCGCAACCACTGTTATAGAGTTATCTGAAGTTGCTGAAGTGAATCGAAAGGCGATGACCACGCAGCAACAAAATACCGAAATGGTTGCCTCTGCCATGACCCAGATGGCGACCACCATTACCGAGGTTGCAACGAATGCAGAAGGGGCTGCTACAACAACCGATAAAGTGGATCACAGTGCCAAACAAGGCTGCGAGACTGTTGAAGAGACACAGGTGTTATCTCTAAAGTTAATAGAGCAAGGCAAACGCTGCCAAGAGATGGTGACTGCGCTGCAAGACAGTACACAAAAGATTCAAAATTTTGTGCAAGTGGTGGATGGCATTTCAGAACAAACTAATTTGTTAGCGCTAAATGCATCAATAGAAGCGGCGCGTGCGGGCGAACAAGGGCGTGGATTTGCTGTAGTTGCCGATGAAGTCCGTGCGTTAGCCTCTCGCAGCCAGCAAGCGACCCATGAGATTGTTGATCTCATCAATATGTTAGTCCAAAACACCCAAACAGCAGCGCAAACCATTGATATGAGTGACTCGGTTATTAACCAAACCTCGTCTCACATTGAAACCGCCAAAATGCAGTTTAATGAGATTGCCTCTGCAATTGGGCTATTGGCGGAAGCCAATATTCAAGTGGCAGCGGCAAGTGAACAACAATCGGTTGCTTCTAATGCCATCAGTCATAGCTTAGAGGGCATTCGCGAATCGGGAGAGCATGTCTTGCACAGTACCCGTGAAACGGCACAAGCGAGTGAAGACTTAGCGATTCAAGCGAACGCACTGCGTGAATTAATGCATAAATTCAAGGTCAATGATCGTTTGGTAATTTAACCGGTTTGTGGCTGTAACGTGTTGTTTTGTAGCGATATTAGCGAATTTTTATTCGCCAAAAAAGGATCGTTTTACATTGTAAATCGATCCTTTTTTTATTGTTTTATTGTCGCCAAAGTTGGCCTTGATAGCACTGAGACTGTGTTTAGTCATCGCTGATATCGCCATGAGGCTGAGTGTCAAACTGGTTAGATTTCCAATACCAAGCCGTCGTCACTAACATGTAGGTGGCTTTCCTTGTCAGCTGCGCGTTGAATCATAGGCCGATACTCATCCCAACAGTGATATAAATACATGCTTTTATTACCCAGAATACGATAAAGCGCTACGGATTGTTGGTAATCACCATGGGACGCATCACTTGGTAGGGCATCGTAACAGGCACACTCTTGAAAAATGATCTCTGCTTTGTGCATGAGCGCGATCGATTGATGCGTAGGCCGGCCATCACCGCTGTAAAATAGACGCTGTTTGCCTGTATCTATCAACAGAGCACGATTGGGTACTTCATGTTGGGTTGCAGCGCTTTCAAGCTGCCAATTTTCATGCTGAAATTGGTCTTCAATGGTGCCCCAAGTGATGGTAAATGACCACGCTTTATCTGGCCAACTGGCGAGGCCAACCAGTTGTTCAAGGCTTGCTTGTTGGGGCTTTTGACAGTATATGGTTAATGGAGCGCTACGTTTAAAGGTATTCCATTGACCGAGCAGGGCAGGTAAGCCTGCGCAGTGATCTGGGTGAATGTGGGTAAAATAGATGACTTTAATTTGGTTAATGTCCAAATTACGTTGCCATAACGCGCGTGGAATCGTGGGGCCACAGTCGATAAGCCAGCATTGGGTTTGGTCACTCACCATGATGGCGGATGTATTTAAGTCGGTACTTAATGCACTGCCACACCCTATCACATCAATTTTCATTTATATGTCCTTAACACCATTACGCTTGCAGTGAAGCATACCCGATTACCATTGGAATGCCTACGATTCACCACAGGGGAGAGTTGGTAGTTCAATACTTGTACTTTTTATATCAAATCAGTAGGATAACTGCTCATTCCTGCTTGCTATGGATAAGGAAACATGGAGCCGGTTACCACTTATTATCTTGAAATGACCAAGATAACTCAGCTAAAAATAAAACCTCGCCCTGAGAATTTGCAGATTAACGAAGTCGAAATCAAAAACTATCGTTTTAACCGATTTCTCTATCAGTTGGTTGGTGAGCCGTGGCAATGGACGGACAAACTCAGTCATACGCCCGAGCAGTGGCAAGCCTATGCTCATGCAGATAATTTGCGAACTTGGGTCGCGTACAGTAAAGGCAGTATCGCAGGATACTTTGAGTTGCAAAAACAGTCGGATAATAGCGTTGAGATCGTTTATTTTGGATTAGCGCCAGATTTTATCGGGCAAGGTTTTGGCGGCTATGTACTGTCGCATGCTTTAGAAGCAGCATGGGCTTGGGGGGAGGTATCTCGAGTTTGGGTTCATACTTGTAGTCTTGATCACCCTTATGCGTTAGCAAACTATCAAGGGCGCGGCATGACCATTTACCGCGAAGAACAAGAGTAGGTATCGCCCCAGCGCGTTATAACATCGCGTTAGTAAAGCGACTGGGGCAGTGTTTAGCAATAGAACCTAGCTTTAACCCTGTGTGGTTTTGCCACGTTGACGCACGATACGCACCGAACAGACGATATGAATCACGGATAGTAACGCGATAAATACAGCAACAACGGCGAGTCCTGCTTGTAATCCACCAATATGCTGCACATCATCTTGTGAAAGATTTTGGATGTAGAATGCAGCGCAGATAGCCGTACCGAGGGCAATCGCGCTTTGTTGTAACGTGGTCATAAAGGCGCTGCCTATGCCAGCAAACTTGGCGGGAATATCGGCAAGCCCGATGCGCAGCGAGCTATTAACCGCAAAGGCGTTACCCACCCCGATAATCAACATTGGTATTAGCAAAGTCCAAGGTGTTAAGTCGTTGATGTGCTGCTTAAAGAGATGAATAAGTAATGCGTAGCCAATTAAGTTCATCAGCGACCCACAGACGATAACGCCGCTAAACTGAACGCGTGCAAACCACTTGGCCAGTTTTCCCGCATACAGTGAGCCGATAAAATAGGCAATACCCAAACCGATAAACGCATTCCCCGAATTCATGGACGATAGGTGAAAACCTGATTGTAGTGTTAGCGCCACCACAAACATATAACCGCCATAAGATGCCACTTGGAGCATTAAACTTACGCAGCCCAATATCACTTTAGGTCGTTTTAGGAGAGACGGCGGCATTAATGGCGCTTGTTGCCTGGCTTCTTTGGTGCCTTCTACTTTCCATAGCCAGAGCATCAATGGAATTGTGGCGATCAGCATACCCCAAATCACTGCGTTCCAACCCCATTCAGGCCCTGCCGAAATAGAGCTCAATAGCAAGGTTACAATCACGGCCAATAATCCAGTACCAAACCAGTCTAGCCCTAAGCTAGTGACTTCTTTTGTCTCTGGAATCCATTTGTTACCGTAGTACAGGATCACTGCGCAGATAGGTAAGTTAATATAGAACACGCTACGCCAACCTAAGCCAAAGAGATCGGCAGAGACTAACCAGCCCCCTAAAATTTGGCCAATGATGAAAGACAAGCCGCCTACTGAGCCATAGATGCCGATCGCTTTGGAGTGGCGTTCACCATGGAGAGTAACGTGAATAGTTGCAAGAATTTGGGGCATCAACATTGCCGCAGCGACACCTTGCAGAACTCGCGCTGCAATCAAAAGGTATATGGTGGGAGCAAGGCCACACACAAAAGACGCGAAAGCGAAGCTGGCAATTCCGAATAAAAAGAGCTTTTTACGGCCATAACGATCGCCTAAGCGGCCGCTCATCGCAAGGCTTACGGCAAAAGCAAGGCCATAAAGCGAGACGATTAATCCGAGTTGCGTTTTGTTGGCATCGAGCGAGACGCTGATCGCATCAAGAGCCACATTGACGATGGAAAAATCCATTTGTGGCATTAATTGACCAGCAACGAGCAAGATAAGCCCAGCGGCAGATAAAGAGTTATTTTTTGACATTGTGACTTCCATTTAAAACACCACAGATTAAAACGAGATGCTATTATGTAACTCAATTTAAAGGTGTACTAGAAACTGCTCAGACACGTACTGGGAGTATCAGGATAGAGTGTATGAAAACAAATGTAATGACGCAAAGTGAGCGACTTGGCGACTTTCTACGCCTCAAACGTAACAGCATTGCGCCTGAAACACTAGGAATGATTAAACCTTATCGTTCGCGTACGCCTGGTTTGCGTCGTGAAGATGTTGCCGAGCTTGCTAATATCAGTACCGTTTGGTATTCGAAACTTGAGCGCGGCAAGGCTGAGCGAGTATCGCACACGGTGATAAGCAACATCGCGAAAGCGCTGCAATGCGACCCAAGTGAAACCCGTTATTTGTTGCAGCTTTCAGGGCATATTGACCTTGCTGAGCGGGAGCTCTTGACCCAGAGCCTTTCACCGGAACTGGAAACAATGCTTGCTGCAGTCAATCCATTGCCGGCACTGCTCACCAACGATTTTCGTGACATTTTGCGTGCCAACGATGCCTTTTGCCAAATGGTCGGTTTTGATGTTAACGCACTCGATATCAAACAGCGTAATACAGTCAGTTTGATGACGAATAATGAACAATGGCGTGAATGGCTTGGTGCAATTGATGATGATGCGCTGATGCAATGCATGCAAAATTCGGCAGCACTTGTGCGCGCAGCGATGGCGTCGCGAGTCTCTGACCGAGAGTGGCAAACGCGTTTAGCTGAGCTTATCAGCAGCAGCGAACTTTTTGCAAAGGTGTGGGAAAGCCATACGGTACGAGCCAAACAAGAGATGGTACGTGAATACCACCATGCGATATTAGGAAGAATTGAGCTACGCCAGCAGTACTGGAGTAACTGCTCCGGTGGGGCAGTTGGGCAGTTGCTAGTTTATATTCCTACCGATCCCAAGTGTGCCCAAAAGATGGGAATCTCCACCCCAAGTCGGGTTTAAATAGACTGTGATTGTTACTAGCGTTAAGCTCCAATGCCTTTTATTGGTGCTTATGTGCACCAATATGGCGCGTTGGTGTTAATTAAGTGCATGAAATGCCTTAGGTTAGTAGTCGATTATGCTCTTATTGGTGTTTAACATAGGAAATGATTTTTTAGAGCAGTAATAAACCAACATGTTGATTGTTTTAGTAATATCTGGAATAGGTATTGCAATACTAGTTGCATAAAAATAAACAGGAACTGAGAAAAAATGCAACTAACGGAACAAGAAATGAGTTGGCTCCCTTGGCTGGGTGCGACCGGTAAGCTCAAGATGTATAAAGCGTGTTATCTTAATCGTGCTCGAGTGCCGATGATAAAGAAAACCTTCACCAACATCGCCCAAACACGCGTTTCATTGCTCACCGATTGGACCAATAATCTTTGGTCGTTTTTAACCGATACCGCTTTATATCTCGATAGTAAATCAAGCAAAGAATTCGATGCGTCGTTAACCAACTTGGTGCAACGAAACAAAGACGTTGCAGAGCTGTTTGTGGTTAACACGCAGGGCAGTGTGATGGGGTCAAGTTTTGCCCGTCATCGTGGCCAAAGACATGAACAATCAGCGGCACTCGCCAAAGGACTCGCAAAACCTTTTTTGCATGGTCCTTATTGCGATGCGTGGACGCTGGAAGTCGGCCCCTCCAGCTCCGAATTTCATGACGAAGTAACCTTAATGTTCTATCAACCTTTTACTTGTCATGAAACAGGGGATTCACTCGCTTTGTGTGCTCGAGTACCTAATGATGTACTGGGGGATTTAATTCAGCGCGAAGCCGGACATATCTATAGTGAATCGGGCGATAACTACCTGTTTATGGTGCAATCTGAAATGGACAAAAGCATCAAGCCGGGAGTGGCACTATCGCGTTCACGATTTGAAGATAACCGCTTTTCCCACGGTGAAAACTTAAAAAGTGGTGTGCATACCCAGTGGGGCACGGTCAAAGTAAAAGCGCATACTGAATTTGAAATTGTCTTTAATGATCCAGCGACTGGCAACTTGCACCCGGGGGTGCGAGAAACCATCAAACAGGGGCATAACCTCTATGTGGAATACCCGGGGTATTCCGATTACCGGCATATCCCGGTGATTGGAAAAGGTGTCACGTTTCAGTTGCCGGGATCGCCTGACCATTGGGGCATGATGTGTGAGGCCGACCTTGAGGAGGTTTACCGCCATCGTTCACTAGGTCAATCCTTAACTCAGAAGTTTGCTTTTACTATGGCATTGGCGCTGCTATTGCCATTTTGCGTTAGCTACGTTTGGCCACTACCGGAATGGCAACTGCTGTTACTTTCGCTGGTGGTGGCGGTACCGAGCATTACTCTGTTTCATTTTCGTACAGCCAAAGCCGTTGCGAACCAGTTGCAAAGTATGACGTCTGTGATGCAGATGTTGGCCGAAGGGGATGGTAACCTCAAAAAACGCCTTAATGTGGACCAACTAAAAGAAGATGAAACCGGTGATTTGGCCCGTTGGACCAATAGTTTTATTGATAATCTCGAACAAGTGATTAGTGACCTTGTTACGGCGAGCGAAGAGGTCAATAACGTTTCTCACTCCATGTTTAAACGCAGTGAACGTTTGCTTTCAACCAGCGATACCACCGCTCATTCAATTCATGACATGCTGAAATTGGCTGGTGAACAAAGCCAAGAGATTGTGCACGCCAACGATACCGCAATGGAAATGAACGAGCTGATGCATGCGACGGCACAAGCCGCGGAACTGGAATACCAACAAGCGGCACAAAGTGCGCAAACCATTAAAGAGATCGTCAAAGTCTCCGCCACGAAAGTGGAAGAGGTGAATCAAGAGATGCAAAAAATCGGCGATATTGTTGAGTTGATTGGTGAGATCACCGCGCAAACCAACTTATTGGCACTCAACGCCGCGATAGAAGCCGCACGCGCTGGCGAACATGGTCGGGGCTTTGCCGTTGTGGCCGATGAAGTGCGTAACCTTGCCAGTAAAACATCGCAGGCGGCTAATAACATTGGTGATTTGATGGATGCGCTCAGCCGCCAATCGGCTTTGGCCGTGGAAGCCATGCAGCAGGGAATCACCAACGTAGAAAGTAACACACGCTTGGTGGACGAACCACATCAAAACGAAGCGCTGCAACACTCTGTCAGCGGACTTTTTTCGTTAATTCAAGAGATTGCCCGCAACACTGAAGAGCACCGCCAAACCGCTGATTCAGCGCAACATACAGTTGTGCAACTGCAAGAAGCTTCAATGCAGCTCTCACGTCGCACCCGCCTGATGCATAACGCTCTCCAACGGTTAGAGCAACTGACCGGACGTTTTGCTGTATCTAAAGCCAGTTAAGCGTCGTACCTGCCTTGCAGCCTAAAGCCTGCAAGGCAGACCTCCCAACACCTTCAGCAAAATTCACTGCTGTGGCACAAATAGTTTATCGACCTCAAACAACCTCATACAAATCAGGGAAAATAACACTTTAGAGTAGTCAGGATGTCGCACCTTTGGTATAACCCCATATGCAATCGGTATATGTAAAAGTGTGTGAATTTCTGTCAAGAAAGGGCGGTAGCGTGGAAAAAAACAAACTACTGTTTATTTATACAGTTTTAACAAAAAACCGCTTGTGGATAGATTAAAAAGACAATGTCGGTATTTTCTAAGGTTTGATCAGATGGTAATTGATTGTTTTACCGCGATTTTTGGTTTTGTATGGGACAAAATCTTAGTTCTATAAAGACAAGAAAATCCAGACGTTGTCTTTATAATATCTGTTATGTAACCTCAGTTCAGTGTTAATAATATAATTTGAGTAGATAGGAGAAATAAATAATGGCAAAAATTATGAATCCTTTGCTGTTTTCAAAACATTTCGGTATCGATGAAATAGAATTAGAAAAGGATGGGTTAATTGACCCATTTTTGAATGTAGATACTCAATTATTTATTGATCCTGTTCTTTTACAAAAATCTTCATCCGAAGAGATAAGTGTCGAAGCATATAAACAATTTTGTGACCATTTCACGA encodes the following:
- a CDS encoding helix-turn-helix transcriptional regulator; this encodes MKTNVMTQSERLGDFLRLKRNSIAPETLGMIKPYRSRTPGLRREDVAELANISTVWYSKLERGKAERVSHTVISNIAKALQCDPSETRYLLQLSGHIDLAERELLTQSLSPELETMLAAVNPLPALLTNDFRDILRANDAFCQMVGFDVNALDIKQRNTVSLMTNNEQWREWLGAIDDDALMQCMQNSAALVRAAMASRVSDREWQTRLAELISSSELFAKVWESHTVRAKQEMVREYHHAILGRIELRQQYWSNCSGGAVGQLLVYIPTDPKCAQKMGISTPSRV
- a CDS encoding methyl-accepting chemotaxis protein, translated to MQLTEQEMSWLPWLGATGKLKMYKACYLNRARVPMIKKTFTNIAQTRVSLLTDWTNNLWSFLTDTALYLDSKSSKEFDASLTNLVQRNKDVAELFVVNTQGSVMGSSFARHRGQRHEQSAALAKGLAKPFLHGPYCDAWTLEVGPSSSEFHDEVTLMFYQPFTCHETGDSLALCARVPNDVLGDLIQREAGHIYSESGDNYLFMVQSEMDKSIKPGVALSRSRFEDNRFSHGENLKSGVHTQWGTVKVKAHTEFEIVFNDPATGNLHPGVRETIKQGHNLYVEYPGYSDYRHIPVIGKGVTFQLPGSPDHWGMMCEADLEEVYRHRSLGQSLTQKFAFTMALALLLPFCVSYVWPLPEWQLLLLSLVVAVPSITLFHFRTAKAVANQLQSMTSVMQMLAEGDGNLKKRLNVDQLKEDETGDLARWTNSFIDNLEQVISDLVTASEEVNNVSHSMFKRSERLLSTSDTTAHSIHDMLKLAGEQSQEIVHANDTAMEMNELMHATAQAAELEYQQAAQSAQTIKEIVKVSATKVEEVNQEMQKIGDIVELIGEITAQTNLLALNAAIEAARAGEHGRGFAVVADEVRNLASKTSQAANNIGDLMDALSRQSALAVEAMQQGITNVESNTRLVDEPHQNEALQHSVSGLFSLIQEIARNTEEHRQTADSAQHTVVQLQEASMQLSRRTRLMHNALQRLEQLTGRFAVSKAS